One window of the Emcibacter sp. genome contains the following:
- a CDS encoding ROK family protein: MRIGIDLGGTKTEIIALDEDGDILHRERIATKRDDYRGTLDGIGHLVRSAEQILGRTGTVGVGIPGAISTRTGLVKNANSTWLNSQPLRQDLQKLLQREVRIANDANCLAVSEAVDGVAAGANSVFAAILGTGVGAGLYLNGQPQVGRNAIAGEWGHNPLPWPDLTAGDWPGPNCYCGRTGCIETFLSGPGLQSQHPDQLAPENIVTRALEGGSLCQELVTRYEYRLARALAHVINILDPEVIVLAGGLSEIDSLYDTVPALWQEYVFSDHCDTPLQKALHGTSSGVRGAAWLWPLEQED; this comes from the coding sequence ATGCGGATCGGTATCGACCTCGGCGGCACCAAAACGGAAATCATCGCCCTCGATGAAGACGGCGATATCCTGCACCGGGAACGTATTGCCACAAAACGGGATGATTACCGGGGCACGCTGGACGGCATCGGCCATCTGGTCAGGTCAGCCGAACAGATTTTGGGTCGCACAGGTACTGTCGGAGTCGGCATCCCGGGGGCCATTTCCACCCGGACGGGACTGGTAAAAAACGCCAATTCCACCTGGCTTAACAGCCAGCCCTTGAGACAGGACCTGCAAAAACTGCTCCAGCGGGAGGTTCGCATTGCCAACGACGCCAACTGCCTGGCCGTTTCCGAAGCTGTCGACGGCGTTGCCGCCGGCGCCAACAGTGTTTTTGCAGCTATCCTCGGCACCGGGGTCGGCGCCGGACTTTACCTGAACGGCCAGCCGCAGGTTGGCCGCAACGCCATTGCCGGGGAATGGGGCCATAATCCCCTGCCCTGGCCGGACCTCACAGCCGGCGACTGGCCGGGACCGAACTGTTATTGCGGCCGCACAGGCTGTATCGAGACCTTCCTGTCCGGCCCCGGCCTGCAAAGCCAGCATCCGGATCAGCTTGCACCGGAGAACATCGTCACCCGGGCACTGGAGGGCGGCAGCCTGTGCCAGGAACTCGTTACCCGATATGAGTATCGCCTGGCCCGGGCGCTCGCCCATGTGATCAATATCCTTGATCCGGAGGTGATCGTGCTGGCCGGCGGCCTGTCGGAAATCGACAGCCTGTATGACACTGTCCCTGCCCTGTGGCAGGAGTATGTTTTTTCCGACCATTGCGATACACCGCTCCAAAAAGCGCTACATGGCACCTCCAGCGGCGTACGCGGCGCGGCCTGGCTGTGGCCGCTTGAGCAGGAGGACTGA
- a CDS encoding DUF3572 domain-containing protein, with product MMQEQAELLALDALTFIAEDTESFVAFLRLSGLEKETLTRHAGDPAILGSVLDFLLQDEKRLLAFCESRELNPDRPARARMCLPGAEYLQNL from the coding sequence ATGATGCAGGAACAGGCAGAGTTACTTGCCCTAGATGCATTGACTTTCATCGCAGAAGATACCGAGTCCTTTGTGGCATTTTTACGCCTTTCCGGTCTTGAAAAGGAAACCCTGACCCGGCATGCCGGGGATCCTGCCATTCTGGGCAGTGTTCTGGATTTCCTGCTTCAGGACGAAAAAAGGCTGCTTGCCTTCTGCGAAAGCCGTGAATTGAACCCTGATCGTCCGGCCCGCGCCCGTATGTGCCTGCCCGGAGCCGAATACCTTCAAAATCTTTAG
- a CDS encoding response regulator — MPKKILVVEDNELNMKLFCDLLEAHGYETIQTQEGMKALELARTESPDLILMDIQLPEVSGLEVTKWIKEDDDLRSIPVIAVTAFAMKGDEEKIRDGGCEAYIAKPISVSQFIETVKKFAG, encoded by the coding sequence ATGCCTAAAAAGATTTTAGTAGTGGAAGACAACGAACTCAACATGAAACTCTTCTGTGACCTTCTGGAAGCTCATGGTTATGAGACTATTCAGACCCAGGAAGGCATGAAGGCGCTTGAGCTTGCACGTACTGAAAGCCCTGACCTTATACTGATGGATATTCAGCTTCCGGAAGTGTCAGGCCTTGAAGTGACCAAATGGATCAAGGAAGATGATGACCTGAGGTCAATCCCGGTAATCGCCGTAACGGCTTTTGCCATGAAGGGGGACGAGGAAAAAATTCGCGACGGCGGGTGTGAGGCCTATATCGCCAAACCGATCTCCGTCAGCCAGTTCATCGAAACCGTAAAAAAATTTGCAGGATAG
- a CDS encoding PleD family two-component system response regulator, giving the protein MTARVLVVDDVIQNVKLLEAKLSSEYFDVLTAMNGEEALEVIEKEQPDIVLLDVMMPGMDGFEVCRHIRENPKSAHIPVVMVTALDQPKDRVAGLEAGADDFLTKPVQDTPLFARVRSLVRLKMLMDELRMRESTGENFGVNLSNESGPVSISNAKALLIEDYGRVAERIGRYLGDLVHVDVDDVESGEISTPDLDKYDLFIISLSLKNVDGLRLCSHLRSTEKTRHTPILVLVDEGDDKQMVRAMDIGVTDYITRPIDSNELVARTKSQLRQKRYAARLRRNMKKSMEMAMTDAVTGLYNRHFLSSHLDNLMSPDNEKRSNVSLLMMDLDHFKDVNDTYGHASGDEVLHEFAKRISNNIRGIDLAARFGGEEFVVVMSETDLEFAYFVAERLRRSVAEVPFEISGSEEPISVTVSIGIARTGDSRQSSTKLLVAADEALYRAKNSGRNQVCTIEE; this is encoded by the coding sequence ATGACCGCCCGAGTACTTGTTGTTGACGACGTCATTCAGAATGTAAAACTCCTGGAAGCTAAATTATCCAGCGAGTATTTTGACGTCCTGACGGCAATGAACGGGGAAGAGGCGCTGGAGGTCATCGAGAAAGAGCAGCCCGACATCGTTCTGCTAGATGTGATGATGCCTGGCATGGACGGCTTTGAAGTCTGTCGGCATATCCGCGAAAATCCCAAATCAGCCCATATTCCGGTGGTTATGGTCACCGCGCTGGACCAGCCCAAGGACCGTGTCGCGGGGCTTGAGGCAGGGGCCGATGATTTCCTGACCAAACCGGTACAGGATACACCGTTGTTTGCCCGGGTCCGCTCCCTTGTGCGCCTGAAAATGCTGATGGATGAGCTGCGCATGCGTGAATCCACCGGTGAAAATTTCGGCGTCAACCTGTCCAATGAAAGTGGACCGGTCAGCATCTCCAATGCCAAGGCGCTTCTGATTGAGGATTACGGACGGGTGGCCGAGCGGATTGGTCGTTATCTTGGCGATCTGGTGCATGTTGATGTGGATGATGTGGAAAGCGGCGAGATTTCCACGCCGGATCTGGATAAATATGACCTGTTTATCATCAGCCTGAGCCTGAAGAATGTGGACGGGCTCCGGCTTTGCTCCCACCTCCGGTCGACGGAGAAAACCCGCCATACGCCTATCCTGGTTCTGGTTGACGAAGGGGACGACAAACAGATGGTCCGGGCCATGGATATCGGTGTGACCGACTATATCACCCGGCCCATTGACAGTAATGAGCTGGTGGCGCGGACAAAATCCCAGCTTCGCCAGAAAAGATATGCCGCCCGGCTGCGCCGCAACATGAAGAAAAGCATGGAAATGGCCATGACCGATGCGGTCACCGGCCTCTATAACCGCCATTTCCTGTCGTCTCACCTTGACAATCTGATGTCGCCGGACAACGAGAAACGTTCCAATGTATCGCTCTTGATGATGGACCTGGACCATTTCAAGGATGTCAATGACACCTATGGCCATGCGTCGGGAGATGAGGTTCTGCATGAATTTGCCAAGCGGATCAGCAACAACATTCGCGGCATCGATCTGGCCGCCCGTTTCGGCGGTGAGGAATTTGTCGTCGTCATGTCCGAAACCGATCTGGAGTTCGCTTATTTCGTCGCCGAGCGCCTGCGCCGCAGTGTGGCAGAGGTGCCGTTTGAGATTTCCGGTTCCGAGGAGCCGATCAGCGTAACGGTCAGTATCGGTATTGCCCGCACAGGCGATAGCCGGCAATCCAGCACCAAGCTTTTAGTCGCCGCCGATGAAGCCCTGTACCGGGCGAAAAACTCAGGCCGTAACCAGGTCTGCACCATCGAGGAATAG
- a CDS encoding TerC family protein — MIDWIFDYHIWASLLSLTALEIILGIDNVVFIALLVNHLPERQRHQARQIGLMLALLMRIGLLLGIVWLIGLNAPLFNVFEYSFSARDLLMLGGGLFLLAKGTSSIHDEVTGERQENYSHYTSGFLLSVLQIVVIDFVFSFDSVLTAVGLTSNVWVIVVAMVIAMLAMLVSSRVISDFIMRFPTLKMLAFSFIMMIGVFLVAEGLGFHVPKGYIYFGMLFSLMVESLNLLARRKRQKADEKADK, encoded by the coding sequence TTGATTGACTGGATTTTTGACTATCATATCTGGGCAAGTCTGCTGTCGCTGACGGCTCTCGAAATCATTCTGGGCATCGACAATGTGGTCTTCATTGCCTTGCTGGTCAATCACCTTCCTGAACGACAGCGGCACCAGGCTCGGCAGATAGGACTGATGTTGGCCTTGTTGATGCGGATTGGTCTTTTGCTGGGAATTGTCTGGCTGATCGGCCTGAATGCACCGCTGTTCAATGTGTTTGAGTACTCTTTTTCCGCACGTGATCTGTTGATGCTTGGCGGCGGGTTGTTCCTGCTTGCCAAGGGAACTTCCAGCATTCATGACGAAGTCACCGGAGAACGCCAGGAAAACTACAGTCACTATACAAGTGGGTTCCTGCTGTCGGTGCTGCAGATCGTGGTGATCGACTTTGTTTTCTCGTTTGATTCCGTCCTGACTGCCGTGGGCCTGACCAGCAATGTCTGGGTCATCGTGGTGGCCATGGTGATTGCCATGCTGGCCATGCTGGTCTCCTCCCGGGTGATATCCGACTTTATCATGCGCTTTCCCACGCTCAAGATGCTGGCTTTTTCCTTTATCATGATGATCGGCGTGTTTCTGGTGGCGGAGGGGCTCGGCTTCCATGTCCCCAAGGGCTATATCTATTTCGGTATGCTGTTCTCGTTGATGGTCGAAAGCCTGAACCTGCTGGCCCGTCGGAAACGGCAGAAGGCCGATGAAAAGGCGGATAAATGA
- a CDS encoding exopolysaccharide biosynthesis protein: MSSHYPPPRPLSVVLTELMDGLQGEMVSLQQVSDQMGTRAYGAFMVLLTLPNFIPGLSLVSGALMAIFSMQMVLGIEHPWLPAFIGRFTIPKANLVKAMAVILPRLQLFEHRIRPRWIIMNTQVAIRIMGLVVVFLSLIVILPIPLSNFIPSVALLFMAFGMMQKDGLVVLISALIGVLYSVLYLWLVWDLVARFLA, translated from the coding sequence ATGAGCAGTCATTACCCGCCGCCACGCCCGCTGTCGGTTGTTCTGACGGAACTAATGGATGGCCTGCAGGGAGAGATGGTTTCTCTCCAGCAAGTTTCCGACCAGATGGGAACGCGTGCCTACGGCGCCTTTATGGTGTTGCTGACACTTCCCAATTTTATTCCGGGCCTGTCGCTGGTAAGCGGGGCCCTGATGGCCATTTTTTCGATGCAGATGGTGCTGGGTATAGAGCATCCCTGGCTTCCCGCCTTTATAGGTCGTTTTACCATTCCAAAGGCAAATTTAGTGAAGGCAATGGCGGTCATCCTGCCGCGGCTGCAGCTTTTCGAGCACCGGATCCGGCCTCGCTGGATCATTATGAACACCCAGGTTGCCATTCGCATCATGGGGCTGGTGGTGGTGTTTCTGTCACTGATCGTTATTCTGCCGATCCCCCTCAGCAATTTCATTCCCTCCGTTGCCCTGCTGTTCATGGCTTTCGGCATGATGCAGAAGGACGGACTGGTGGTGCTCATAAGCGCGCTGATCGGCGTGTTGTATTCGGTCCTGTATCTCTGGCTTGTCTGGGACCTGGTGGCCCGGTTTCTTGCCTGA
- a CDS encoding NAD(P)H-dependent oxidoreductase, with amino-acid sequence MTKKILIIDGHPDPAEHLCHALAAAYAEGAKAGGHETRHIKVAMLDFPMLQSMEDYYKGEPCPSIHAAQADITWADHMVIIFPLWLGGLPALFKGFLEQTLRPGFAYEEKQGGWPGKKLKDKSARIVVTMGMPALAYRWFFCAHSLKNLKRNILKFCGFSPVKDTLFGMVEAASDDKRKGWIEKMRKMGRGGE; translated from the coding sequence ATGACTAAGAAAATCCTGATTATTGACGGCCATCCGGACCCGGCGGAGCATTTGTGTCATGCGCTGGCGGCGGCTTACGCGGAGGGCGCGAAAGCCGGCGGCCATGAAACCCGCCATATCAAAGTGGCGATGCTCGATTTTCCCATGCTGCAGTCCATGGAGGACTATTACAAGGGCGAGCCCTGTCCCTCCATCCATGCCGCGCAGGCGGATATCACCTGGGCGGATCATATGGTGATCATCTTCCCTTTGTGGCTCGGTGGCCTGCCGGCGCTGTTCAAGGGCTTTCTGGAGCAGACTTTACGTCCCGGTTTTGCTTACGAAGAGAAGCAGGGCGGCTGGCCGGGCAAGAAGCTGAAGGACAAGAGTGCGCGGATCGTGGTCACCATGGGCATGCCCGCCTTGGCCTACCGCTGGTTTTTCTGTGCCCACAGCCTGAAAAACCTGAAACGCAATATCCTGAAATTCTGCGGCTTCAGTCCGGTCAAAGACACGCTGTTCGGCATGGTCGAGGCGGCCAGTGACGATAAGCGCAAAGGCTGGATCGAAAAGATGCGAAAGATGGGAAGAGGGGGAGAGTAG
- a CDS encoding ATP-binding protein — protein MKTKKKQLEDWEVSIIRAMLAKGGYSKQEILAYFSRPDRSINQARVSEIEAGNERYNGIVAASEEELDAFLTDWNKIRFPSNPIDIDLGPVHPDTLNRLFTLRNAENGMATKLAVSETDTVEGKKSFNWGSREKYSKTLAGFANNRGGYILFGVEDGSFEVLGIKEDRMEHFDVRKANQYLSRIFSQSLRVEIGSFTKDGKSIGVMYAHPSESKPIICKVDDGLFSSGAIYFRYPGETRTIQAPELETLLQERDKNKGSRLLEFAHKAQEIGVDNTALLNLVTGLVEGKNGKFFIDEKLLSQINFIKEGTFDEKDGAPALRILGELQTLTGETIVKSIKLKENISERDIIEDFYNQLDVENPTAYIEQLCHIQPLFLPVYYYIYLAKLPLEEAVSFLNSVETNYPQRVKKQIERISAGRVAPILPKVNGLEQTVLKIYGDSPVVVEGIDDAREYLKALRIIDAKEVSLDRVLSIFKTLFTRFGNNPKLRSEIRYAIADIDLRWFRPLVKK, from the coding sequence ATGAAGACAAAAAAGAAGCAACTTGAAGATTGGGAAGTATCAATAATCAGAGCTATGCTTGCAAAAGGTGGTTACTCCAAGCAAGAGATATTAGCCTATTTTTCAAGGCCAGATAGATCAATCAACCAAGCAAGAGTTAGCGAGATTGAAGCCGGCAATGAAAGATATAATGGGATTGTTGCTGCCTCTGAAGAAGAGTTAGATGCCTTTCTAACCGACTGGAATAAAATAAGATTTCCGAGCAATCCCATCGATATAGATTTAGGTCCGGTGCATCCGGATACATTGAATCGCCTTTTTACGCTTAGAAATGCAGAAAATGGGATGGCTACGAAATTAGCTGTTTCAGAGACAGACACGGTGGAAGGTAAGAAGAGCTTCAACTGGGGATCGAGGGAGAAATACTCAAAAACACTTGCTGGATTCGCAAACAATAGAGGGGGATATATCCTCTTTGGAGTAGAAGATGGGTCTTTTGAAGTTTTGGGTATTAAAGAAGATCGCATGGAACACTTTGATGTTCGAAAGGCCAATCAATACCTTTCAAGAATATTTAGTCAATCTCTACGAGTTGAAATTGGATCATTCACGAAAGATGGGAAATCCATTGGTGTAATGTATGCTCATCCTTCTGAATCTAAACCCATAATTTGTAAGGTTGATGACGGGTTGTTTTCATCAGGGGCTATATACTTCCGATATCCAGGTGAGACGAGAACAATACAGGCACCAGAATTGGAAACACTGTTGCAGGAGAGGGATAAAAATAAAGGAAGTAGGCTTCTCGAGTTTGCCCACAAGGCGCAAGAGATAGGTGTCGATAATACTGCTCTACTTAATCTGGTTACTGGTTTGGTGGAGGGCAAGAATGGGAAATTCTTCATCGATGAAAAACTTTTATCCCAGATCAACTTCATAAAAGAAGGCACATTTGATGAAAAGGATGGTGCTCCTGCACTCAGGATTCTTGGAGAACTTCAAACGCTAACCGGTGAAACGATCGTAAAAAGTATAAAGCTTAAGGAAAATATTTCTGAACGTGACATTATTGAGGATTTTTATAACCAATTGGATGTTGAAAATCCTACGGCATATATTGAACAGTTATGTCACATTCAGCCGCTGTTTCTTCCAGTCTACTATTACATTTATTTGGCTAAGCTTCCGTTGGAAGAAGCCGTTAGTTTTTTAAATAGCGTGGAAACCAATTATCCTCAGCGCGTAAAAAAGCAGATAGAAAGAATAAGTGCAGGTAGGGTGGCACCTATCTTGCCAAAAGTTAACGGACTAGAGCAGACAGTCCTAAAAATTTATGGGGATAGCCCTGTTGTTGTTGAGGGTATTGACGATGCAAGAGAATATTTGAAAGCCCTACGTATCATCGATGCGAAAGAAGTTTCTTTAGATAGAGTGCTGAGTATTTTTAAAACGCTTTTCACAAGGTTTGGAAATAATCCAAAACTTAGAAGTGAAATTCGCTACGCGATTGCTGATATTGACTTACGGTGGTTTCGTCCTCTTGTAAAAAAGTAG
- a CDS encoding CPBP family intramembrane glutamic endopeptidase: protein MSAKPQTYKNIFIFITLSVLFYLVGYWLIFRLQKATPLMMSVGFAAIVTCWICNIKISDLGWKWFRHKEQILSYLIPLGVISVAYGLIWILGFGGFYNEGYAGDLRENYSLANWPDTALLGFHFLITATITFALTLPSVLGEEFAWRGFLVQQLSEIASPQMTALISGALWTAFHFPLIFLGLYGVEGSPLLYQLFCFSLYIMSASVIMTYLRLKTGSLWTAVIFHMSSNVFIQKFYAKVTLENDYTVWMGDEFGLIPGLVMLIVAAGFYRKLGMITR from the coding sequence ATGTCAGCCAAACCTCAGACATATAAAAATATATTCATATTCATTACGTTATCAGTTCTCTTTTATCTTGTTGGTTATTGGTTGATTTTCAGGCTTCAAAAGGCGACCCCCTTGATGATGTCCGTCGGCTTTGCCGCGATCGTGACCTGCTGGATATGTAATATTAAAATCTCTGATCTGGGGTGGAAATGGTTTCGCCATAAAGAACAGATTCTCAGTTATTTGATCCCCCTGGGGGTCATATCCGTGGCCTACGGCTTAATCTGGATCTTGGGCTTCGGAGGTTTTTATAATGAAGGCTATGCAGGCGACCTGAGAGAGAATTATAGTTTAGCAAATTGGCCGGACACAGCCTTGTTGGGTTTTCATTTCCTTATAACGGCAACCATCACATTTGCATTGACATTACCTTCAGTCCTAGGGGAGGAATTCGCCTGGCGAGGGTTTCTGGTGCAACAACTCTCGGAAATAGCTTCTCCGCAAATGACAGCGTTGATTTCCGGCGCCTTATGGACAGCTTTTCACTTTCCATTGATTTTTTTGGGGCTTTATGGCGTTGAGGGCTCTCCCCTTTTATATCAGTTGTTTTGTTTCAGCCTGTATATCATGTCCGCTTCAGTCATTATGACCTATCTGCGATTAAAGACGGGAAGTTTATGGACTGCGGTGATTTTTCATATGAGCAGCAATGTCTTTATTCAAAAGTTTTACGCAAAAGTGACGCTTGAGAATGACTACACAGTATGGATGGGGGATGAGTTTGGCCTGATCCCGGGACTTGTTATGCTGATCGTAGCCGCAGGTTTTTATCGAAAATTGGGCATGATCACCAGGTGA
- the rpmG gene encoding 50S ribosomal protein L33 — MAKPASVKIKLVSTAGTGFYYVAKKNPRNITEKMVMRKYDPVVRKHVEFKEHKIK; from the coding sequence ATGGCGAAACCCGCAAGTGTAAAAATCAAACTCGTCAGCACGGCTGGCACAGGCTTCTATTATGTAGCCAAAAAGAATCCGCGCAACATCACGGAAAAAATGGTCATGCGCAAATATGACCCCGTTGTGCGCAAGCATGTGGAATTCAAGGAACATAAAATAAAATAA
- the rnr gene encoding ribonuclease R: protein MNDNKHIPFPSKEEVLEFLEKNPDRQTKREIARAFHIRGDDRILLKAMLQEMKEDNLLKKGHKKQIHPDDGLPPVSVIEITGLDKMGDLKAKPVNWEEEGPPPTILIPAHESKGNVGVGDRILARLSRNRDDKSGYVARVIRKLETAGGLIMGFFRQQDDNVALVYPTDKKNRDIYVIGRKDWQGAKEGELVLIEAGKARRGGRGEPKPARVKECLGAMDEPRSISLIAVHAHGIPMDFSDEAVAEAEKSEVPVLEAGRADLRDIPLITIDPSDARDHDDAIWAEPDTDPENEGGWHVIVAIADVARYVRPGSALDKDARLRGNSVYFPDRVVPMLPERLSNGLCSLKENEDRYCMAVHMWFAKNGKKLRHKFVRGLMRSAAGLSYEEYQQAIDGKVSKKAAPLMDTVIKPLWGAYECLQKGRRFREPLELEVPERKITLGEDGHIESIVPRLVLPAHQLVEEFMIQANVSAAQQLQHKDWPCMYRIHDQPTLEKLEALGEFLQSLDYSFAKGQVMKPKVFNNILRKVKDTPHEGVVNTVVLRSQSQAIYSPDNIGHFGLSLGQYAHFTSPIRRYSDVMVHRALVSALKLGEDGLSKDDRENFAETAQHISDTERRAMLAERESTDRYVAAYMSDHVGDVFDGTISGVSRAGLFVTLAGSGGDGIVPVSSLVGDYFIYDKDLHLLEGEYTNIVYQLGDKVTVKLREANPVTGGLTLQMIDENLLQAAGRPGAPGKAKGRRGKGRPGAKPGGKPGARGAKPANKGRRQRS, encoded by the coding sequence ATGAACGATAATAAACACATCCCCTTCCCGTCAAAGGAAGAGGTACTTGAATTTCTGGAAAAAAACCCGGACAGACAAACCAAACGCGAAATCGCCCGGGCCTTCCATATTCGCGGCGACGACCGCATCCTCCTGAAAGCCATGCTTCAGGAAATGAAAGAAGACAACCTTCTCAAAAAAGGCCACAAGAAACAGATCCACCCGGACGACGGCTTGCCGCCGGTCAGTGTGATTGAAATCACCGGCCTCGACAAAATGGGTGACCTGAAGGCCAAACCCGTGAACTGGGAAGAAGAAGGCCCGCCGCCGACCATCCTGATTCCAGCCCATGAAAGCAAGGGCAATGTGGGCGTCGGCGACCGGATTCTGGCCCGGCTCAGCCGCAACCGTGACGACAAAAGCGGCTATGTGGCCCGTGTCATCCGCAAGCTGGAAACCGCCGGCGGCCTGATCATGGGATTTTTCCGCCAGCAGGACGACAATGTCGCGCTGGTCTATCCCACCGACAAGAAAAACCGCGACATATACGTCATCGGCCGCAAGGACTGGCAGGGCGCCAAAGAAGGCGAACTTGTCCTGATCGAGGCCGGCAAGGCCCGTCGCGGCGGGCGCGGTGAACCGAAACCGGCCCGGGTGAAAGAATGCCTCGGCGCCATGGACGAACCCCGCTCCATCAGCCTGATTGCCGTGCATGCCCACGGCATTCCCATGGATTTCAGTGACGAAGCCGTGGCCGAAGCCGAAAAATCGGAAGTTCCGGTTCTGGAAGCCGGCCGGGCCGACCTCAGGGATATTCCCCTGATCACCATCGACCCCAGCGACGCCCGCGATCATGACGACGCCATCTGGGCCGAACCGGACACGGACCCCGAAAATGAAGGCGGCTGGCATGTGATTGTCGCCATCGCCGATGTGGCCCGCTATGTACGGCCCGGCTCTGCCCTCGACAAGGACGCCCGCCTGCGCGGCAACAGCGTCTATTTCCCCGACCGGGTGGTGCCGATGCTGCCGGAACGTCTTTCCAACGGCCTGTGCTCGCTTAAAGAGAACGAAGACCGCTATTGCATGGCCGTACATATGTGGTTTGCCAAAAACGGCAAGAAACTACGCCATAAATTCGTCCGCGGCCTGATGAGAAGCGCCGCCGGACTGTCTTACGAAGAATATCAGCAGGCCATTGACGGCAAGGTTAGCAAAAAGGCCGCCCCGCTGATGGACACGGTGATCAAACCGCTGTGGGGCGCTTACGAGTGCCTTCAGAAGGGCCGCCGTTTCCGCGAGCCGCTGGAACTTGAGGTGCCGGAACGGAAAATCACCCTCGGTGAAGACGGCCATATCGAAAGCATTGTGCCGCGGCTTGTCCTGCCGGCCCACCAACTGGTCGAGGAATTCATGATCCAGGCCAATGTGTCCGCGGCCCAGCAGTTGCAGCACAAGGACTGGCCCTGCATGTACCGCATCCATGACCAGCCGACCCTGGAAAAGCTCGAGGCCCTCGGAGAATTCCTGCAAAGCCTGGATTACAGCTTTGCCAAAGGCCAGGTCATGAAACCGAAGGTCTTTAACAATATCCTGCGCAAGGTCAAGGACACGCCCCATGAAGGTGTTGTCAATACCGTGGTCTTGCGCAGCCAGTCCCAGGCAATCTATTCGCCGGACAATATCGGCCATTTCGGCCTGTCGCTGGGACAGTATGCCCATTTCACCTCCCCTATCCGCCGTTATTCCGATGTGATGGTGCACCGGGCCCTGGTCAGCGCCCTGAAACTGGGCGAAGACGGCCTGAGCAAGGACGACCGGGAGAATTTCGCCGAGACCGCCCAGCATATTTCCGATACGGAACGGCGCGCCATGCTGGCGGAACGGGAATCCACCGATCGTTATGTGGCCGCCTATATGTCCGACCATGTGGGCGATGTCTTTGACGGCACCATTTCCGGCGTCAGCCGGGCAGGACTGTTCGTCACCCTGGCCGGCAGCGGCGGCGACGGCATTGTGCCGGTATCCAGCCTTGTCGGCGACTATTTCATCTATGACAAGGACCTGCACCTGCTGGAAGGCGAATATACCAATATCGTCTATCAGCTTGGTGACAAGGTCACCGTGAAACTGCGGGAGGCGAATCCGGTGACCGGCGGCCTGACATTGCAGATGATCGACGAGAACCTGCTGCAGGCGGCAGGACGGCCCGGCGCCCCCGGCAAGGCCAAAGGCCGCCGCGGCAAAGGCAGACCGGGGGCAAAACCCGGAGGAAAACCAGGCGCAAGGGGCGCCAAACCGGCAAATAAGGGACGGCGGCAGAGGTCGTGA